One segment of Papaver somniferum cultivar HN1 unplaced genomic scaffold, ASM357369v1 unplaced-scaffold_137, whole genome shotgun sequence DNA contains the following:
- the LOC113334818 gene encoding dihydrolipoyl dehydrogenase 2, chloroplastic-like isoform X3 has product MASISLSISSPSSITARSNRTSINSSTSSNSINLRFCGLRREVLGFSSLKQSCSSTNIRSVRQQYSTKISASSSSNGSANGKGFDYDLVIIGAGVGGHGAALHAVEKGLKTAIIEGDVVGGTCVNRGCVPSKALLAVSGRMRELQNEQHMKAFGLRVMDNCFVASVKVSAASYDRQAVADHANNLASKIRNNLTNSMKALGVDILTGYGSVVGPQKVKYGDTVITAKNIIIATGSVPFVPKGVEVDGKTVITSDHALKLETVPDWIAIVGSGYIGLEFSDVYTALGSEVTFIEALDQLMPGFDPEIGKLAQRVLINPRKIDYHVGVFASKITPAKDGKPVQIELIDAKTKEHKETLEVDAALIATGRAPFTKGLGLENINVETQRGFVPVDERMQVIDMDGKLVPNLYCIGDANGTLMLAHAASAQGISVVEQVTGRDHVLNHLSIPAACFTHPEISFVGYTEPQAREKAQKEGFEISIAKTSFKANTKALAENEGEGLAKLIYRPDNGEILGVHIFGMHAADLIHEASNAIAMGTRIQDIKYAVHAHPTLSEVLDELFKSAHVNANVTSQVREPVAA; this is encoded by the exons ATggcttcaatttctctttcaatCTCATCGCCATCGTCAATTACTGCTAGATCTAATCGTACTTCCATTAATTCTTCTACTAGTTCAAATTCAATTAATCTTCGGTTCTGTGGATTAAGAAGAGAAGTTTTAGGTTTCTCTTCTTTAAAACAATCTTGTTCTTCTACTAATATTCGTTCTGTTAGACAACAGTATTCTACAAAGATTTCGGCTTCTTCTTCGAGTAATGGAAGTGCAAATGGTAAAGGTTTTGATTATGATCTTGTGATTATtggtgctggtgttggtggtCATGGTGCTGCGTTACATGCCGTTGAAAAG GGATTGAAAACTGCCATTATTGAGGGAGATGTCGTGGGAGGAACTTGTGTTAACAGAGGTTGCGTTCCTTCTAAAGCTCTACTTGCTGTGAGTGGTCGGATGCGTGAGCTTCAGAATGAGCAACACATGAAAGCTTTTGGTCTACGGGTAATGGATAATTGTTTTGTTGCAAGTGTGAAG GTTTCAGCTGCTAGTTATGATAGGCAAGCAGTTGCCGATCATGCAAACAATCTTGCTTCAAAAATACGTAATAATTTGACTAACTCAATGAAGGCTCTTGGTGTGGACATATTGACAGGCTATGGCTCCGTTGTA GGTCCACAAAAAGTGAAATATGGAGACACTGTTATAACCGCCAAAAATATAATTATCGCTACAGGTTCTGTTCCGTTTGTACctaaaggtgttgaggttgacg GGAAGACTGTCATTACCAGTGATCATGCACTCAAGCTGGAGACAGTGCCCGATTGGATAGCTATTGTAGGCAGTGGTTACATTGGGCTTGAATTTAGTGATGTGTACACTGCGCTTGGAAGCGAG GTTACTTTCATTGAAGCATTAGATCAGCTAATGCCTGGTTTTGACCCTGAAATTGGAAAGCTGGCTCAACGAGTACTCATAAACCCACGGAAAATTGATTACCACGTTGGTGTATTTGCAAGCAAG ATTACTCCAGCAAAGGATGGAAAACCTGTACAGATTGAGCTTATTGATGCTAAAACAAAGGAACATAAAGAGACCTTggag GTAGATGCTGCACTCATAGCTACTGGAAGGGCTCCATTTACAAAAGGGCTTGGTCTGGAGAAT ATTAATGTAGAAACACAAAGGGGTTTTGTTCCTGTTGATGAGCGAATGCAAGTAATTGATATGGATGGCAAGTTG GTTCCTAATTTATACTGCATTGGTGATGCGAATGGAACATTGATGCTTGCACATGCGGCAAGTGCACAAGGGATTTCAG TTGTTGAACAAGTCACTGGTAGGGATCATGTGCTAAACCATTTAAGCATTCCTGCTGCTTGCTTCACCCATCCTGAGATCAGTTTTGTTGGCTACACAGAG CCTCAAGCAAGGGAGAAAGCTCAAAAGGAGGGATTTGAAATAAGTATTGCAAAAACAAGTTTCAAGGCCAACACAAAGGCCCTAGCAGAGAATGAAGGCGAAGGACTTGCTAAG TTGATATACAGACCAGACAACGGTGAGATTCTTGGAGTTCATATTTTTGGTATGCATGCAGCAGACCTCATCCATGAAGCATCCAATGCAATTGCGATGGGAACCCGAATTCAG GACATTAAATATGCTGTCCATGCGCACCCAACACTGTCTGAAGTGCTTGACGAGCTTTTCAAATCAGCCCat gtAAATGCTAATGTTACCAGTCAAGTGAGAGAACCAGTAGCAGCGTAG
- the LOC113334818 gene encoding dihydrolipoyl dehydrogenase 2, chloroplastic-like isoform X1: MASISLSISSPSSITARSNRTSINSSTSSNSINLRFCGLRREVLGFSSLKQSCSSTNIRSVRQQYSTKISASSSSNGSANGKGFDYDLVIIGAGVGGHGAALHAVEKGLKTAIIEGDVVGGTCVNRGCVPSKALLAVSGRMRELQNEQHMKAFGLRVMDNCFVASVKVSAASYDRQAVADHANNLASKIRNNLTNSMKALGVDILTGYGSVVGPQKVKYGDTVITAKNIIIATGSVPFVPKGVEVDGKTVITSDHALKLETVPDWIAIVGSGYIGLEFSDVYTALGSEVTFIEALDQLMPGFDPEIGKLAQRVLINPRKIDYHVGVFASKITPAKDGKPVQIELIDAKTKEHKETLEVDAALIATGRAPFTKGLGLENINVETQRGFVPVDERMQVIDMDGKLVPNLYCIGDANGTLMLAHAASAQGISVVEQVTGRDHVLNHLSIPAACFTHPEISFVGYTEPQAREKAQKEGFEISIAKTSFKANTKALAENEGEGLAKLIYRPDNGEILGVHIFGMHAADLIHEASNAIAMGTRIQDIKYAVHAHPTLSEVLDELFKSAHGVQGAKTSRVEKKATHPPKEKESLPASSANFHRKEIMWQFLPVLLVLLNLIALWRYLISSVLNLFKLSQ, translated from the exons ATggcttcaatttctctttcaatCTCATCGCCATCGTCAATTACTGCTAGATCTAATCGTACTTCCATTAATTCTTCTACTAGTTCAAATTCAATTAATCTTCGGTTCTGTGGATTAAGAAGAGAAGTTTTAGGTTTCTCTTCTTTAAAACAATCTTGTTCTTCTACTAATATTCGTTCTGTTAGACAACAGTATTCTACAAAGATTTCGGCTTCTTCTTCGAGTAATGGAAGTGCAAATGGTAAAGGTTTTGATTATGATCTTGTGATTATtggtgctggtgttggtggtCATGGTGCTGCGTTACATGCCGTTGAAAAG GGATTGAAAACTGCCATTATTGAGGGAGATGTCGTGGGAGGAACTTGTGTTAACAGAGGTTGCGTTCCTTCTAAAGCTCTACTTGCTGTGAGTGGTCGGATGCGTGAGCTTCAGAATGAGCAACACATGAAAGCTTTTGGTCTACGGGTAATGGATAATTGTTTTGTTGCAAGTGTGAAG GTTTCAGCTGCTAGTTATGATAGGCAAGCAGTTGCCGATCATGCAAACAATCTTGCTTCAAAAATACGTAATAATTTGACTAACTCAATGAAGGCTCTTGGTGTGGACATATTGACAGGCTATGGCTCCGTTGTA GGTCCACAAAAAGTGAAATATGGAGACACTGTTATAACCGCCAAAAATATAATTATCGCTACAGGTTCTGTTCCGTTTGTACctaaaggtgttgaggttgacg GGAAGACTGTCATTACCAGTGATCATGCACTCAAGCTGGAGACAGTGCCCGATTGGATAGCTATTGTAGGCAGTGGTTACATTGGGCTTGAATTTAGTGATGTGTACACTGCGCTTGGAAGCGAG GTTACTTTCATTGAAGCATTAGATCAGCTAATGCCTGGTTTTGACCCTGAAATTGGAAAGCTGGCTCAACGAGTACTCATAAACCCACGGAAAATTGATTACCACGTTGGTGTATTTGCAAGCAAG ATTACTCCAGCAAAGGATGGAAAACCTGTACAGATTGAGCTTATTGATGCTAAAACAAAGGAACATAAAGAGACCTTggag GTAGATGCTGCACTCATAGCTACTGGAAGGGCTCCATTTACAAAAGGGCTTGGTCTGGAGAAT ATTAATGTAGAAACACAAAGGGGTTTTGTTCCTGTTGATGAGCGAATGCAAGTAATTGATATGGATGGCAAGTTG GTTCCTAATTTATACTGCATTGGTGATGCGAATGGAACATTGATGCTTGCACATGCGGCAAGTGCACAAGGGATTTCAG TTGTTGAACAAGTCACTGGTAGGGATCATGTGCTAAACCATTTAAGCATTCCTGCTGCTTGCTTCACCCATCCTGAGATCAGTTTTGTTGGCTACACAGAG CCTCAAGCAAGGGAGAAAGCTCAAAAGGAGGGATTTGAAATAAGTATTGCAAAAACAAGTTTCAAGGCCAACACAAAGGCCCTAGCAGAGAATGAAGGCGAAGGACTTGCTAAG TTGATATACAGACCAGACAACGGTGAGATTCTTGGAGTTCATATTTTTGGTATGCATGCAGCAGACCTCATCCATGAAGCATCCAATGCAATTGCGATGGGAACCCGAATTCAG GACATTAAATATGCTGTCCATGCGCACCCAACACTGTCTGAAGTGCTTGACGAGCTTTTCAAATCAGCCCat GGAGTCCAAGGAGCCAAAACCTCTCGTGTAGAGAAGAAAGCGACACATCCGCCTAAAGAGAAGGAAAGTTTACCAGCTTCATCTGCAAATTTTCACAGGAAGGAGATTATGTGGCAATTTTTGCCTGTATTATTAGTTTTACTCAATTTGATTGCACTTTGGAGATA
- the LOC113334818 gene encoding dihydrolipoyl dehydrogenase 2, chloroplastic-like isoform X2 encodes MASISLSISSPSSITARSNRTSINSSTSSNSINLRFCGLRREVLGFSSLKQSCSSTNIRSVRQQYSTKISASSSSNGSANGKGFDYDLVIIGAGVGGHGAALHAVEKGLKTAIIEGDVVGGTCVNRGCVPSKALLAVSGRMRELQNEQHMKAFGLRVSAASYDRQAVADHANNLASKIRNNLTNSMKALGVDILTGYGSVVGPQKVKYGDTVITAKNIIIATGSVPFVPKGVEVDGKTVITSDHALKLETVPDWIAIVGSGYIGLEFSDVYTALGSEVTFIEALDQLMPGFDPEIGKLAQRVLINPRKIDYHVGVFASKITPAKDGKPVQIELIDAKTKEHKETLEVDAALIATGRAPFTKGLGLENINVETQRGFVPVDERMQVIDMDGKLVPNLYCIGDANGTLMLAHAASAQGISVVEQVTGRDHVLNHLSIPAACFTHPEISFVGYTEPQAREKAQKEGFEISIAKTSFKANTKALAENEGEGLAKLIYRPDNGEILGVHIFGMHAADLIHEASNAIAMGTRIQDIKYAVHAHPTLSEVLDELFKSAHGVQGAKTSRVEKKATHPPKEKESLPASSANFHRKEIMWQFLPVLLVLLNLIALWRYLISSVLNLFKLSQ; translated from the exons ATggcttcaatttctctttcaatCTCATCGCCATCGTCAATTACTGCTAGATCTAATCGTACTTCCATTAATTCTTCTACTAGTTCAAATTCAATTAATCTTCGGTTCTGTGGATTAAGAAGAGAAGTTTTAGGTTTCTCTTCTTTAAAACAATCTTGTTCTTCTACTAATATTCGTTCTGTTAGACAACAGTATTCTACAAAGATTTCGGCTTCTTCTTCGAGTAATGGAAGTGCAAATGGTAAAGGTTTTGATTATGATCTTGTGATTATtggtgctggtgttggtggtCATGGTGCTGCGTTACATGCCGTTGAAAAG GGATTGAAAACTGCCATTATTGAGGGAGATGTCGTGGGAGGAACTTGTGTTAACAGAGGTTGCGTTCCTTCTAAAGCTCTACTTGCTGTGAGTGGTCGGATGCGTGAGCTTCAGAATGAGCAACACATGAAAGCTTTTGGTCTACGG GTTTCAGCTGCTAGTTATGATAGGCAAGCAGTTGCCGATCATGCAAACAATCTTGCTTCAAAAATACGTAATAATTTGACTAACTCAATGAAGGCTCTTGGTGTGGACATATTGACAGGCTATGGCTCCGTTGTA GGTCCACAAAAAGTGAAATATGGAGACACTGTTATAACCGCCAAAAATATAATTATCGCTACAGGTTCTGTTCCGTTTGTACctaaaggtgttgaggttgacg GGAAGACTGTCATTACCAGTGATCATGCACTCAAGCTGGAGACAGTGCCCGATTGGATAGCTATTGTAGGCAGTGGTTACATTGGGCTTGAATTTAGTGATGTGTACACTGCGCTTGGAAGCGAG GTTACTTTCATTGAAGCATTAGATCAGCTAATGCCTGGTTTTGACCCTGAAATTGGAAAGCTGGCTCAACGAGTACTCATAAACCCACGGAAAATTGATTACCACGTTGGTGTATTTGCAAGCAAG ATTACTCCAGCAAAGGATGGAAAACCTGTACAGATTGAGCTTATTGATGCTAAAACAAAGGAACATAAAGAGACCTTggag GTAGATGCTGCACTCATAGCTACTGGAAGGGCTCCATTTACAAAAGGGCTTGGTCTGGAGAAT ATTAATGTAGAAACACAAAGGGGTTTTGTTCCTGTTGATGAGCGAATGCAAGTAATTGATATGGATGGCAAGTTG GTTCCTAATTTATACTGCATTGGTGATGCGAATGGAACATTGATGCTTGCACATGCGGCAAGTGCACAAGGGATTTCAG TTGTTGAACAAGTCACTGGTAGGGATCATGTGCTAAACCATTTAAGCATTCCTGCTGCTTGCTTCACCCATCCTGAGATCAGTTTTGTTGGCTACACAGAG CCTCAAGCAAGGGAGAAAGCTCAAAAGGAGGGATTTGAAATAAGTATTGCAAAAACAAGTTTCAAGGCCAACACAAAGGCCCTAGCAGAGAATGAAGGCGAAGGACTTGCTAAG TTGATATACAGACCAGACAACGGTGAGATTCTTGGAGTTCATATTTTTGGTATGCATGCAGCAGACCTCATCCATGAAGCATCCAATGCAATTGCGATGGGAACCCGAATTCAG GACATTAAATATGCTGTCCATGCGCACCCAACACTGTCTGAAGTGCTTGACGAGCTTTTCAAATCAGCCCat GGAGTCCAAGGAGCCAAAACCTCTCGTGTAGAGAAGAAAGCGACACATCCGCCTAAAGAGAAGGAAAGTTTACCAGCTTCATCTGCAAATTTTCACAGGAAGGAGATTATGTGGCAATTTTTGCCTGTATTATTAGTTTTACTCAATTTGATTGCACTTTGGAGATA
- the LOC113334818 gene encoding dihydrolipoyl dehydrogenase 2, chloroplastic-like isoform X4: MASISLSISSPSSITARSNRTSINSSTSSNSINLRFCGLRREVLGFSSLKQSCSSTNIRSVRQQYSTKISASSSSNGSANGKGFDYDLVIIGAGVGGHGAALHAVEKGLKTAIIEGDVVGGTCVNRGCVPSKALLAVSGRMRELQNEQHMKAFGLRVSAASYDRQAVADHANNLASKIRNNLTNSMKALGVDILTGYGSVVGPQKVKYGDTVITAKNIIIATGSVPFVPKGVEVDGKTVITSDHALKLETVPDWIAIVGSGYIGLEFSDVYTALGSEVTFIEALDQLMPGFDPEIGKLAQRVLINPRKIDYHVGVFASKITPAKDGKPVQIELIDAKTKEHKETLEVDAALIATGRAPFTKGLGLENINVETQRGFVPVDERMQVIDMDGKLVPNLYCIGDANGTLMLAHAASAQGISVVEQVTGRDHVLNHLSIPAACFTHPEISFVGYTEPQAREKAQKEGFEISIAKTSFKANTKALAENEGEGLAKLIYRPDNGEILGVHIFGMHAADLIHEASNAIAMGTRIQDIKYAVHAHPTLSEVLDELFKSAHVNANVTSQVREPVAA, encoded by the exons ATggcttcaatttctctttcaatCTCATCGCCATCGTCAATTACTGCTAGATCTAATCGTACTTCCATTAATTCTTCTACTAGTTCAAATTCAATTAATCTTCGGTTCTGTGGATTAAGAAGAGAAGTTTTAGGTTTCTCTTCTTTAAAACAATCTTGTTCTTCTACTAATATTCGTTCTGTTAGACAACAGTATTCTACAAAGATTTCGGCTTCTTCTTCGAGTAATGGAAGTGCAAATGGTAAAGGTTTTGATTATGATCTTGTGATTATtggtgctggtgttggtggtCATGGTGCTGCGTTACATGCCGTTGAAAAG GGATTGAAAACTGCCATTATTGAGGGAGATGTCGTGGGAGGAACTTGTGTTAACAGAGGTTGCGTTCCTTCTAAAGCTCTACTTGCTGTGAGTGGTCGGATGCGTGAGCTTCAGAATGAGCAACACATGAAAGCTTTTGGTCTACGG GTTTCAGCTGCTAGTTATGATAGGCAAGCAGTTGCCGATCATGCAAACAATCTTGCTTCAAAAATACGTAATAATTTGACTAACTCAATGAAGGCTCTTGGTGTGGACATATTGACAGGCTATGGCTCCGTTGTA GGTCCACAAAAAGTGAAATATGGAGACACTGTTATAACCGCCAAAAATATAATTATCGCTACAGGTTCTGTTCCGTTTGTACctaaaggtgttgaggttgacg GGAAGACTGTCATTACCAGTGATCATGCACTCAAGCTGGAGACAGTGCCCGATTGGATAGCTATTGTAGGCAGTGGTTACATTGGGCTTGAATTTAGTGATGTGTACACTGCGCTTGGAAGCGAG GTTACTTTCATTGAAGCATTAGATCAGCTAATGCCTGGTTTTGACCCTGAAATTGGAAAGCTGGCTCAACGAGTACTCATAAACCCACGGAAAATTGATTACCACGTTGGTGTATTTGCAAGCAAG ATTACTCCAGCAAAGGATGGAAAACCTGTACAGATTGAGCTTATTGATGCTAAAACAAAGGAACATAAAGAGACCTTggag GTAGATGCTGCACTCATAGCTACTGGAAGGGCTCCATTTACAAAAGGGCTTGGTCTGGAGAAT ATTAATGTAGAAACACAAAGGGGTTTTGTTCCTGTTGATGAGCGAATGCAAGTAATTGATATGGATGGCAAGTTG GTTCCTAATTTATACTGCATTGGTGATGCGAATGGAACATTGATGCTTGCACATGCGGCAAGTGCACAAGGGATTTCAG TTGTTGAACAAGTCACTGGTAGGGATCATGTGCTAAACCATTTAAGCATTCCTGCTGCTTGCTTCACCCATCCTGAGATCAGTTTTGTTGGCTACACAGAG CCTCAAGCAAGGGAGAAAGCTCAAAAGGAGGGATTTGAAATAAGTATTGCAAAAACAAGTTTCAAGGCCAACACAAAGGCCCTAGCAGAGAATGAAGGCGAAGGACTTGCTAAG TTGATATACAGACCAGACAACGGTGAGATTCTTGGAGTTCATATTTTTGGTATGCATGCAGCAGACCTCATCCATGAAGCATCCAATGCAATTGCGATGGGAACCCGAATTCAG GACATTAAATATGCTGTCCATGCGCACCCAACACTGTCTGAAGTGCTTGACGAGCTTTTCAAATCAGCCCat gtAAATGCTAATGTTACCAGTCAAGTGAGAGAACCAGTAGCAGCGTAG